GTATCAACGTGGTGGCGATTTTGATTGAAGTATGAAACCATGTTCACTTTCCCCTTGAAATAAGTCAAAAATTTTGAATTCAAATATTTTAGGAAGTAGATATCCTTTGTATATCTTCGGTTGTATTCTTTTTTCGTTATGTAGTCCCTTTATATATTGTTTTGAATTTAaataatttcaaaaattttaggaAGTAGAATATATGTTTAGGAAGTAGATATCTTTGTATATATTGGGTTGTATTCTTTATTCCTTATGTAATCTCTTTATAATGTGATAAGGATCATCAACGAAATTCAATAGAGCCAGCCAATACCATTTTCTTATAAGATATCGTCAGCCAATCTCAAATCATCTCTCTTCAATGGCTTCCCCAAAGATGAGTTTGAAGCTTCTTGTGGACGTAAAAGGCTCAAGAGTGTTATTTGCAGAAGTACCAAAAGAGTTTGTGGATTTCCTCTTCCATATCTTCTCTTTGCCTTTGGGCACCCTCATCGAGTCCCTTGGATCCAACCAGATGGTTGGTTGCTTAGGAAAACTAAAAGAGAGCATAGATAGCATCAAAGTGGAAGATGAATTCAACCCCATAACAGCTTTCAATGGTGACATATTTCAGTTGTGCTTTTATCATGCTTCTCCTAAAAAACAATCTGTCTACAGATGTGCCAATGCAGCAAAGAAGGTTTATAATGATGATTATGattataattttaattttaaatatgGTAGTAACAAGGCTTGCCAGTCAAACGTGACACTGTATGTGAATTCCATATGTCCCAATTGCATTGGTTCTATGAATGTTCCGATGACAGTCGTAATGCCAGAGGTGGCGGAAACAAATGAGAGAAAGAAGGCAAGGTATGAAAAGGAAGCGGTGAGTTATGTGGTGATGGATAATTTAGAAGTGAAACCAATTATGTCGACCGTTTCTACTATTTCTAGCATTACTCTCATCAGTAAGTTTGGTGTCAAGGATCTGAGTCAGCTTGAGGAGAAGACGGTTACTTTTGGAAAAGATGAGGTACTATTGTCATCTCATATATACACATGTGATATTCTTTTTGAGGTTGTGTTTTAATTTTCAGTTTATTGATAATAGGGTTTGAAGCTGTTAATGGCATCTCTCAAGACAGATAAAGTGCTGACTTCTATCTTTTTGGATTAGAATATAGTTATGGATCTGGTTTATGAAAATCTTTTGATCTAGTTTCATTGTGTCGCATAAAACCTAGTTTTTACCGGTTATATTCTTTTGCTTAAATATTGAAGAACAAACCATCCATTATAAAAGGCGTGGTCGATTTCACTTTTAAGATTAAAAAATCTATTGACTTTTTATCTATACAGCTTTCGATTATCCTAAATGCATTCGATCTTATTTCTTCAGTTAAATATAGACATTAGTTTTATTTTTGTTACAATGGcaaatctatatatatattaacagTGATTTCCATATGGGTTTCCCGCCTAAAATGCATGATCCGTACAACTATGATCCATATGTTATTTTTCCTACACTCATTCATCATTTACAACCCTAATATCATCAAAAACCCTATAAATCTTCTCAACCGTCGTTCCCTTCGTCTCAAACACAAATCTGCATAATCTTCCGTTTCATCGCCAAACGCAAATCATCCCAAACCCAAACTTTGCTACCAATAAAGATCTTCAGTATTTTAATTTTGAGGTGTAGTTGGGGAATAACACCAATCAGAGTCGTTAACTCCGACTCTTGATCAGTTCAAGCTATTGTTGAAGGAGCgaaagataattatgtccttCTTACATATGTGATTCATGTTCTGAAAATTATATTAGGCATGGATATTAAAGTTTTTTACTCTTATCAAATCATTCTATGCACACTCATGATGAATTTACTATGGCATCAATTGTTTATAAATCTTGGTTTTGTTTGAATGGGTCATACGTATTGTTATGTTTGTTGTTTGATAAACGTATTCATTTTTTATTTCGATTCAAGTTATAAATTATATGATCTGCTTCTGATTAAAAAAACAAGcatgttatgttttatttgtagTTTCTTTTTTACTCGATCGAGGCGATATAAGAGATTTTCATTGTTTGTGTTATTGATCTAGCTTCTAGCTAGAGGTGGCAAGATGGGTCAGTCGTGTAAGTTTAAGTTGAAAACGGTTAGCCTTACTAACAAACATAATAATGTTGAACTTTTATTTTATACATGCCCTAAGGTGTCTTTTACTTCACATATGTTATTTCAAGTCTGCACTAATAAAAGCTGCAATCTTAGAATGGAAATTATCGAATTCAATAATCGCCTAAGTATACTCATTGACGTTTGTCAAGGACTTAATTGGACTATTGTTGCATCCCGAGTTGAGGAAGACTTTTCGATCTAGCCCGAAATAGGAAATCCTGAGTAAGATTATATTATAGATTTTAAATGACGAGATAAATAAAGGCTGCTTTGTTATTAGATTATTGAGAGTCAAACTATATGTTTAAAAGTTGATTATTATCTTCAACATGAGCTTTTCAAGGTAAATTCGGGTCACGACTTATTTGGGATAGTCAACAGCCGGTTTGTTGAGGACTCAAAGTCAAAAGCATTTCACTTTTGGGACTTGATCGCACTGCTAAAAAACGGGAATGTTATTGGGATTTATCTTGCTATCTGATAGTAAGAaattcaatttaaaaaaaaaaaaaaaagagtaacgGAGAAAACTGACTTTTTGACTTTTTTTGATTCTGTTTTCGTTAGTTGTTTCGTTGGATATGTGCTTCAAGAATGAACCGTGGGTTAATGCTGACTTCTCCACTTATGCCAGTTCATTATGACAAGACTGATGATTCAAGGATACCATTGCTTCCTCCTCAAGATCTAAGTTAAAACATAAAACATGTCAaagtacttttttttttttgaacggcgaaaCTTCTATTAAAAATAGAAACCGAGCCAGCAAGAAACTGGAACCCGAAAGTTAAACAATTACATCACGAATATTAAAGTCGGACCATCTACTCCAATCAATATTACTAAATTTAGATCTACTCGTTATCCACAGGTACGAGTTCTCTTTGATAAGTTCCGCCGTCCTATTGAAGTGAGTGTGATGATTGTTGAAAGTGTTGTCGTTTCTCGTCTTCCAAATCTCCCAAGCCGCCACCATTAGGACCGCACCAATAATTTTCTTCCATTCTTTCGAACCCTTCATATCTTTAGTCGTTCCAAGTAGTTGACTAAGTGAACAATCTCCAACCGGAAAAGGTAGTTTAAGCCAAACCATAATCGTCCACCAAATAGATTTTGCTATCCAACAATCCCACAAAATATGTTCCACCGTCTCCGGTCTTAAGCCGCACCGCACACATTTATCGTCACCCATAATCACGCCCCGGTGTATAAGATTAACTTTGGACGGAATTCGATTAAGAGTCGCCCTCCACGCAAAGAGATTCACCTTTGGTGGGACCCAATTATTCCACCAAGACCATAATTCCCCATCGTTGGGTTTAGTGACTTCATAAATTTTTTGTCTTAGACCACCAACAGTAAGCTCTTCATTTTCATAGCCTTTCCATCTCCAAATGTCTCTTTCTCCTCTCACAGAAATTCCGTTAAGAGCTTGCACCAAAATATCAAATTGTTGTTTTTCTACCCCATCAGTGGGGTCATGCGCCCACTCCCATTTCCACCTTAACTGATGTCCCACTTCCATATGATCTTTTATTTTTGCTTCTTTATTATGAGTAATCAAGTAAAGGTGTTTAAACTGGTCCTTTAAAGGCCTATCACCAATCCATAAATCATGCCAAAAATATATATCATCTCCTGAACCAGGTATCCCCTTTAAGTTATTGCTTAAGGACAAATtcatcttggagaaatctttttCCACTGCCCCGATGTCTTTCCAAATTCCCGCTATTCTTTTGTTAAACGGGAACGCTTGAACCTCCTTTTTGTTGCCATGAATAGCAACCACCACTCGAACCCAAAGAGCGTTGTGGTTAGTTTTAAGTTTCCACCACCACTTGGCAAGTAGCGAAAGGTTTAAGCTTCTTATATCGCCTACCCCCAAACCTCCATGACGTTTAGGCGCAACCATTTTGTCCCAAGCGATCCATTTTATACTTTTACCACCACCTTTATTGCCCCACACAAAGTTTTTTCTAATTTTCTCGAGCATATTTATGACACCGATAGGCGCCTTAAATATCGACAAATAATAATTAGGGAGTGCCCCAAGAACCGCTTTGGCTAATGTTACCCTACCCGCCAACGACAATGATTTAGCTTTCCACCCGGACAATTTAGCATTAAATTTATCAATTATCGGTTTCCAATATTTGACGCGCTTCATATTAGCCCCAATGGGGAGGCCCAAAAAAGTGCACGGAAACATACCCGCTTTGCAATGGATGAGGTTTGCCATATTTTGATTCTCCTCCTCTTCCACCCCGACCCCGTAAACGCAACTTTTATTTAGATTAACTTTCAACCCCGAACAAAGATTGAAGCATCTTAAAATACGGTTAAGGTTTTTAATATTCTCTTCCGACCATTCTCCGATGAAAATCACATCATCGGCATAAAATAAATGAGATAAAGTCGGTCCTCCATTAGGTAAAACAACCCCTTTGAACACTCCCACATCCACCGCTCTATTCATTAAGATATTTAAGGCTTCCAACATCAAAACAAAGAGAAACGGGGACATCGGGTCGCCTTGTCTAAGACCCCTATATAGTTGAAATTCCGTGGTCGGGGATCCATTGACAAGCACGGAAGATCTACCCGACTTCAAACAAGCCTTAATCCAATTTCTCCACAAGGTCGGGAAATTCATCCCATTAAGAATGTCCAAAAGAAAGTTCCAATTCACCGAATCATAGGCTTTTTGGAAGTCCACCttaaaaacaagaatttgttttttggtgattttagcCCATGATAAAACCTCACTCAAAATAAGGGGTCCATCAAGAATAGATCTACCTTCAATAAAACCGGATTGAACCGGTGATACAACCGTCGAAAGAACCGGTTTTAATCTATTAGCGAGCACTTTAGCAATAACCTTATACAACATACCTATGAGAGAGATAGGTCGAAAGTCAGAAGCTTCCTTTGGGTCCCGGTTTTTCGGTATAAGAGCAATGAATGACGAGTTGCACCCATAAGTAATCCTTGGCTTGGAGTAAAATTGCTGAAAGATCTTAAAAAAATATTGCTCAAAAAAGCTCCAAAACTTCTTAACAAATTTGAAAGTAAACCCATCCGGACCGGGAGCCTTATCGCCACCACAATCCCACACCGCCTTTTTAATCTCTTCCTTAGAAAACCTCGAGACCACAGATTTAGCTTCAGTAGAAGATAATTTTCGGAACCCGTGCAAAGCAAGAACCGGTCTAACTCTTTTCGGTTCCGAGAATTGCCGTTTAAAAGCCGCTTTTAGTTTCTTTTTAATGAGGTTCGGATCTGAGTATTCGACACCATCCACGACCAAGGAGTGAATTCGGTTAGAAGCTTTTCTCAGGTTAACAACCTTATGAAAAAAGTGAGAGTTTTCATCTCCCAATTTTGCCCAATTATATCTCGCCTTCTGTTGCAAATCCGCAACCCGATTCTTCTCAAAATTCCGGATTCGAAGATTGCACATCACCCTTCTTTCTTTTTCAGTATCATTTAATCCAACAAACTTCGCCTTGACATCTATCGCCTCAATTTCATCTAAGGTTGATTTAAGAATTTTCTCTTCTTCTTGTTTGCCCTTGCTTCTCCATTCTTTAATATTAGACTTTAAAGACTTGAGTAAGTCTCTTAAAAATCCAAATTCATCACTATTCAATTGTTGCAAACCAACTGTGTTATTAACAACATCTTCAATACCCGGTATATCGAGCCAACTATTATAGAATCGAAACGGAGGTGGGCCAAAATCCAGAGTCGAACAAGATAAAAGGATCGGTGAATGATCCGATAAATATCGATTCAAAGCTATACACTTCGCATACGGCCATAAGCACATAAAATCTTCACATACCAATACCCTATCAATTTTACTCATACTAGACCCGTTGTATGGCATATACGTGAAGTCACATCCACCCATTCGGTATTCATTCAACCCGGCGTCCCGAATGAACTCATTGAAAAGAAAAGCACCCCGATTATCGAACTTTGAGTGTAACCGATCTTCCAAG
This genomic stretch from Helianthus annuus cultivar XRQ/B chromosome 8, HanXRQr2.0-SUNRISE, whole genome shotgun sequence harbors:
- the LOC110869822 gene encoding uncharacterized protein LOC110869822 encodes the protein MASPKMSLKLLVDVKGSRVLFAEVPKEFVDFLFHIFSLPLGTLIESLGSNQMVGCLGKLKESIDSIKVEDEFNPITAFNGDIFQLCFYHASPKKQSVYRCANAAKKVYNDDYDYNFNFKYGSNKACQSNVTLYVNSICPNCIGSMNVPMTVVMPEVAETNERKKARYEKEAVSYVVMDNLEVKPIMSTVSTISSITLISKFGVKDLSQLEEKTVTFGKDEGLKLLMASLKTDKVLTSIFLD